A window of the Diospyros lotus cultivar Yz01 unplaced genomic scaffold, ASM1463336v1 superscaf1, whole genome shotgun sequence genome harbors these coding sequences:
- the LOC127792967 gene encoding BTB/POZ domain-containing protein At1g30440-like: protein MACTKLGSKTDAFQRQGQAWFCTTGLPSDIIVEVGEMSFHLHKFPLLSRSGVMERLMVEASEREEEGCIIKLPDIPGGAKTFEFVAKFCYGLKLELTSSNVVYLRCAAEHLEMTERYGEGNLISHTEIFLNRVVLHSWKEALKALQTCDDILLHADKLHVTKRCIESLAAKASTDPNVFGWPVIEHGGPMQSPGGSILWNGISTGARPKRSRSDWWYGDVSNLSFPIYKRLISAMESHGIKQEIIAGSLTLYAKRYLPGLYRRQDTSEASTHLAPTPPSEEDQKLLIEEMDQLLPMQKGLVSEKFLFGLLRTAIILQASSSCIANLERRTGMQLDQATLEDLLMPNFSYSMETLYNIECVERILQHFLAIDQVTGGASPCSVDEGQLMESPSLAPITMVAKLMDGYLAEVAPDSNLKLPKFMSLAAAAPDYARPLDDGLYRAIDIYLKSHPWLADSDREQLCRLMNCQKLSLEACTHAAQNERLPLRVVVQVLFFEQLQLRTSIADCFLVSDSLDSSRQFKSGLVGSTEGGWATAVKENQVLKVGMDNMRMQVSELEKECLNMRREIEKLGQAKGTSLWASVPKKFRFRTRSQICSAQEGSVSNPNNGVGNFEKAKDNHGKHKKSLSLDG, encoded by the exons ATGGCTTGTACGAAATTGGGATCCAAAACTGATGCATTCCAGAGGCAAGGGCAAGCTTG GTTCTGCACAACCGGGCTGCCAAGTGATATTATTGTTGAAGTTGGGGAGATGTCTTTCCATCTCCACAAG TTTCCTTTACTTTCTAGAAGTGGGGTTATGGAAAGATTAATGGTGGAAGCAtctgagagagaggaagagggcTGCATCATCAAGCTCCCTGACATCCCTGGCGGGGCTAAAACATTTGAATTTGTAGCCAAATTCTGCTATGGGCTGAAACTTGAATTAACCTCCTCAAATGTTGTGTACCTTCGGTGTGCTGCTGAGCATCTTGAAATGACAGAACGCTATGGGGAGGGCAATCTTATTTCACACACTGAAATATTTCTAAACCGAGTTGTCCTCCATAGTTGGAAAGAGGCTCTGAAGGCACTTCAAACCTGTGATGATATTCTCCTTCACGCTGACAAACTCCATGTCACAAAGAGATGCATCGAGTCCTTAGCTGCAAAGGCAAGCACTGACCCAAATGTATTTGGATGGCCTGTTATAGAACATGGTGGACCCATGCAGAGTCCTGGAGGAAGTATATTGTGGAATGGCATAAGTACAGGGGCTAGGCCAAAAAGGTCTAGATCAGATTGGTGGTATGGAGATGTGTCAAATTTGAGTTTTCCCATTTACAAGAGATTAATTTCTGCCATGGAATCTCATGGAATCAAGCAGGAGATTATTGCGGGGTCTCTCACTCTCTATGCAAAAAGATACCTCCCAGGACTATATCGGCGTCAGGATACCAGTGAAGCTAGCACTCATCTGGCTCCCACCCCGCCATCTGAAGAAGATCAGAAGCTTTTAATTGAAGAAATGGACCAACTGCTTCCAATGCAGAAGGGCTTAGTCTCTGAAAAATTCCTCTTTGGTCTGCTCCGTACAGCCATCATTcttcaggcaagttcctcttgCATAGCAAACTTAGAAAGGAGGACAGGGATGCAGCTTGATCAGGCAACTTTGGAAGATCTCTTGATGCCCAACTTCTCGTATTCCATGGAGACTCTTTACAATATTGAATGTGTGGAGAGAATTCTTCAGCACTTTCTGGCCATCGACCAGGTGACTGGTGGGGCCTCCCCTTGTTCAGTTGATGAAGGCCAGCTGATGGAGTCACCTTCTTTGGCACCAATCACAATGGTAGCCAAGTTAATGGATGGATACCTTGCAGAGGTTGCCCCAGATAGTAATCTGAAGCTCCCCAAGTTTATGTctcttgctgctgctgctcctgACTACGCCAGGCCATTGGATGATGGTCTTTATCGCGCAATTGACATTTATCTGAAG TCACACCCATGGTTGGCAGACTCCGATCGGGAGCAACTTTGCAGGCTGATGAACTGCCAGAAGCTATCCTTGGAAGCATGTACCCATGCTGCGCAGAATGAGAGGTTGCCCCTTAGAGTAGTAGTCCAAGTGCTCTTCTTTGAGCAGCTTCAGCTAAGGACTTCGATTGCGGATTGCTTCCTTGTGTCTGACAGCCTTGACAGTTCAAGACAATTCAAGAGCGGCTTGGTGGGGTCTACAGAAGGCGGCTGGGCTACAGCCGTGAAGGAGAACCAGGTTTTAAAGGTAGGCATGGATAACATGAGGATGCAGGTTTCTGAGCTGGAGAAGGAGTGTTTGAACATGAGGAGAGAGATCGAAAAGTTGGGTCAAGCGAAGGGAACGAGCTTGTGGGCAAGCGTGCCCAAGAAGTTCAGGTTCAGGACGAGGTCTCAAATATGCAGTGCTCAAGAGGGCTCTGTTAGCAACCCGAACAATGGAGTTGGAAATTTTGAGAAGGCAAAAGACAATCATGGAAAGCATAAGAAGAGCTTGTCTTTGGATGGCTGA